The following proteins are encoded in a genomic region of Cryptomeria japonica chromosome 11, Sugi_1.0, whole genome shotgun sequence:
- the LOC131037599 gene encoding uncharacterized protein LOC131037599, which translates to MEFWDLILREEEAQEAHQEMNEEVAVLMERLEEEISVDHPLSTLSSSSSYCSSYSCANCCVQSDSAFSMSSSSSRLSSQLDCELKCRCHEKNGVGLNGYVSDELGYLLGASDEELGIPTDNTNSNGNYIGVLGESFLASANSTLGFNTEVGDLDMWEMGSGEYYSQPYYGDDNYCFADIMTEIDTELTLQSTVLL; encoded by the coding sequence ATGGAGTTTTGGGATTTAATACTTAGAGAAGAAGAAGCCCAAGAAGCCCATCAAGAAATGAATGAAGAAGTAGCAGTTCTGATGGAGAGACTGGAGGAAGAAATCTCAGTTGATCATCCATTATcaacattatcatcttcttcttcttattgttCTTCTTATTCTTGTGCTAATTGTTGTGTTCAGAGTGATTCAGCTTTTTCCATGAGTAGTAGCAGTTCTAGGCTTTCAAGTCAATTGGACTGTGAGTTAAAATGTAGATGCCATGAAAAAAATGGTGTTGGTCTTAATGGTTATGTTTCTGATGAGTTGGGTTATCTGCTAGGGGCCTCTGATGAGGAGCTTGGCATACCTACTGATAATACTAACAGTAATGGTAATTATATTGGAGTTTTAGGAGAGAGTTTTTTGGCTTCTGCTAATAGTACCTTAGGTTTTAATACAGAGGTTGGGGATTTAGATATGTGGGAAATGGGTTCTGGGGAGTATTACAGTCAGCCTTATTATGGTGATGATAATTATTGTTTTGCAGATATCATGACTGAGATTGATACAGAGCTTACATTGCAAAGTACTGTGTTGTTGTAA